Genomic window (Candidatus Methylomirabilota bacterium):
TCAAGCTCCACCTCGCCGCCCCCCCGGTCGTTGAGGTGGATGAGCCTTGCGGCTAAGGCGATCTTTTTGGGCGTATCCCGGACGGTGATGGCGTTCAGCTCCTCGTCGACAAAAATCTGGCGAGTGCTCAGGATAGTCCGGAGGAGGTTGACGATCCGCTTTGCTTGGGCGTTGCTCAGATAGAACGTCCGGACCTGAAGCTCGTCGTACTGCCGATGCTTGGCCGGGGTGTCCGGGATGACGACGAGGGAATTGTCGTTGATCTGCTTGGCGAAGAGGCGGTTGGTGTTGAGGATCAGGGTGAAGGCCTGGCGGAGCGGAAGATCTGTGATGTAGCTCGTCACCTTCTTCGCCCGTACCCCCTCGTCCACCAGGATGTTGACCTGGCCCAGCTTCGAGATGATCTCGAGCACGTCCTTGATATCGGTCTCCTTGAAGCGGAGGGTGACCGGCTTTGTTGAGAGGAGACTCATGGCCTCTTTGGTCGGGGCCAGCTCGCTCGCCCGGATCGCCTCATCAGCGGTCTGCTGTAACTGTTCGGCCGCCTCCTGATACGCATCTTGGATCTCTGTATTCTCGGGATCGAGGTCCATGGCCTCATCTAGCATGTAAGTGGCCTCCCGCACCTCTCCCTCGTCAAAGAGATCCTTCCCCTTTGTCAACAGCTCTTGGGCCCGCAGCTTGGCTCTCACCCGATCTACTCCTTGTTTAGCCAGGGACTCCTCGGTGTTGTACTCCAGCGAGCGCCGGTACTCCATCAGGGCTGCATCGAGCCGGCCTCCCTTTTCGAGTTTGACCCCCCTCTTGGCGTGCTGGGCGGCCGCCGCCCGTAGGGCCCGGACCAGATTTAACCGGGCTTCGATAGACTTGGGGCTCTCGCTGAGTCTCTCCATGTAGAAAGTGACCGCCTTGTCGTAGCTGCCGGTCCGCATCAGCTCCTTCCCCTTTATAAGGGGCGGAGTGCTATCGGCACAGGCGGAAAGGAAGAAAAACATCCCCAGGATCAGGACCAACAGTGCTGATCGATTTTGCCTCATGGCTGTTTCCCTCTCTGACTAATTCCTCTATTCGGTGGAGTCGTGCCCGGCCTGGGACCTCGCCCTGGATTTGGTAAAGCGTTGCTCTCCAGGCCTAGCTTTACCTGAACCTCTTTTGTTCCATCCGTGGAGCTGAGGATAAGGACGTCTTCCTTGATCTTTTTGACCTGAAACAGACGGCCAAAGGACCCCGCCTCCGGGATCACCAGGGCCTCGCCCTGATAGACGACAAACGCCATCGCCTTGCCATCTGCCTCGGCATACCCGAGAAAACGAACCTTTTTCGCCTCCTCGACGAACGGGTCGAGAGGGGGAGGGATAGGCGGGGTGGTGACGACCTGTGGTTTGGCGGGTGGAGTTGGGCGGAAGGCAGAGGATGGTTCAATCAAGGCAAAGATGTTCCGAGCCTCTGGTTCAAAAGGAGGTCGCACCCGCTCGGCCCGGCTGAGCTTGAGGCGGGGTATCTTCGAGCGCTCCCTTGCCTGTTTCTGGAGGCGCGAGGCAGGCCCTCCTCGCCGTCCTGGAGTGCCCCGGGAGACAGAGGAAACTCGGGTCGGCCGTGAGATCCTCACTTGTGAGCGTTGCACCAGAATGAGGACCACCCAGAGTATTACCAGGCACGCAAGCACGATCCACTTTTTCCTATCCCTCGTCATGGACCCCTTTCTTTTACAGGCGCCCCGCTCCCGCTTCGCGTTTGGCCGGGCTGCGCTCCTCGTCCAGGAAATAGGCGGCTATCGCAAGCCGGAGGGAAAGACGGTCCATCCCTCGCTGGCTGGTTAGCACCACCTTCTCGATGAGCAGGGGATCCTGGAGTCCCTCGATCTCATACAGGAAGCGACGGATGGCAGCGTACTTTCCCCCCACCTCCATCTGAACCGTGAGCTTGACCAGCGCCTCCTCCGTGACCTCTACTGGGTCATACTTGATAGATGGGACAGAGAGACGGAGTTTCCGGGCCAGATCGGTGACCCGCCGAATCATTTGGAGAATGGCCCCATGGGGCGGGATCTGGTTGCGGAACTGGTCCATCCTGTTCAACAGGGACACCAGGAGTTCCTGTTGTCGCTCTTCGTGCCGAAGGGATCGAATCCGGTTCTGGAGATCTTGAGCGGCAGCGGCATTGACGTGCACCGCCCGGCGGGTGGGGAGGATCGCCAGAAAGAAAAATGCCAGATTGAGCAGAAGAAGAGCGAGGGCGAGAAGCAATAATCGATGCTTCATGCGGCTTCCCCTCGGTAGCGGAGCGAGACGCTGAATTGCATCCCACCACCTCTGGTCCGATCCTTGTTCACTGCGTGCTTGAGGAGGTAGACCTGATAAAAAGCATCCCGTTCTTTGAGGCTCCGCACGCAGCCGAGCAAATCCTCCATGGTCTTGGCAGTACCCGTCAGGATGATGTCCCCTTCGACAAAGTTGGGCTGGATTTCGACGAGGGCGACGTTGGCCGGGATGGCCCGCTCGAGCTCAAAGAGGAGATGGCTCCACGAGAACGTGGACCCTTGAATGATCTGATTGTAGAGCTTGACTCGAGCATCCAGGTGTTCGACCTTCTGAGCTGGCAGACGCTTGGTCAGCGCGGCGAGGGATTCTTCCCGTTTGCGGACGGCCTGCTGATAGCGTTCATGTCGTTGCTGGGCGATACGGAGATCCGCGCGGGAGGAACGGTAGAGGAAGAAGTTGCCGAGGCCAAGGAGCAGACTGAGGCAGAGCCCTGCCACGGCCAGGTGACGCAGGCGCCGTCGCTTCTGGATCTCAGGTGAGACGAGATTCAGGGTGATTTCCATCTTGGCCTCCAGGCCTGCTGGAGCAAGGCTGCCCCGGCGGAAGGAAGGAGTTCCACAGGGAGACTGAGCCGGGATACAGGCACGGTTTGAATCGGAAATTGGCAAGCTGTCTTCACAGCTTCAGTGAAGGCCGGTTCGATCTCTCCCAACAGGATGAGACCGTCCAATTGTCCGACCCTCATCTCTTCTTCCAGGTAGGTGATTGTCTCACGAAGTTCTCGAACCGTCCTTTCCACGCGATGGTTCAGATCCTGGATGCTGCCGTTTTCCTGCCAGGGGAGAACCCGCCAGAGATACGGAACTCCCTCCTCAATATACATGAGCAAGTCACTTGCGGGCCCGGGAGTAAGGAAGAGTTGCTTACCACGGGTACCGTCGATCGCGAGCAGTCGATGCAGAGCGAGCCCCCGCGGGACGATCCGGCTTGGCTCGAGGCCGGCCTGGGCCAGCAGGGCTTCGTATTG
Coding sequences:
- the pilO gene encoding type 4a pilus biogenesis protein PilO encodes the protein MKHRLLLLALALLLLNLAFFFLAILPTRRAVHVNAAAAQDLQNRIRSLRHEERQQELLVSLLNRMDQFRNQIPPHGAILQMIRRVTDLARKLRLSVPSIKYDPVEVTEEALVKLTVQMEVGGKYAAIRRFLYEIEGLQDPLLIEKVVLTSQRGMDRLSLRLAIAAYFLDEERSPAKREAGAGRL
- a CDS encoding PilN domain-containing protein, which encodes MEITLNLVSPEIQKRRRLRHLAVAGLCLSLLLGLGNFFLYRSSRADLRIAQQRHERYQQAVRKREESLAALTKRLPAQKVEHLDARVKLYNQIIQGSTFSWSHLLFELERAIPANVALVEIQPNFVEGDIILTGTAKTMEDLLGCVRSLKERDAFYQVYLLKHAVNKDRTRGGGMQFSVSLRYRGEAA